The following proteins come from a genomic window of Paenibacillus spongiae:
- a CDS encoding carbon-nitrogen family hydrolase: MTTQTTRLALLQMHVEAGNPDENFRRLTEMLEEAVNTEDKPDLIMFPEMWNTGYALEQIGDLADTNGERTKALLSAFSRKHGVQIIGGSIAEGRQDGVYNTIYVFDDKGNVQADYSKIHLFRLMDEEKHLQAGDKIGRFTAGDTDAGMMICYDIRFPELARKLALSGTKALFVPAQWPNPRLHHWRTLLLARAIENQMFVIACNRCGTSGTSTFFGHSMVIDPWGEIIAEAGEEETILRAEIDMSLVDQVRRKIPVFEDRRPALYES; this comes from the coding sequence ATGACAACCCAGACGACGCGGCTGGCACTGCTGCAAATGCACGTGGAGGCCGGCAATCCAGATGAGAATTTCCGCCGTTTAACAGAAATGCTGGAAGAGGCGGTAAATACAGAGGACAAGCCGGATCTCATCATGTTTCCGGAAATGTGGAATACAGGTTATGCGCTCGAGCAGATCGGTGATTTGGCCGACACGAACGGCGAACGGACCAAAGCGCTGCTATCGGCATTCAGCCGCAAGCATGGCGTCCAGATCATCGGAGGGTCGATTGCGGAAGGCCGGCAGGATGGCGTTTATAATACGATTTATGTTTTTGACGATAAGGGGAATGTACAGGCCGATTATTCCAAAATTCATCTGTTCCGGCTCATGGATGAAGAGAAGCATCTGCAGGCGGGGGACAAGATCGGCCGGTTCACAGCAGGCGATACGGATGCGGGGATGATGATCTGCTACGACATCCGCTTCCCGGAGCTGGCACGGAAGCTGGCTTTGTCCGGAACCAAGGCGCTGTTCGTCCCGGCCCAATGGCCCAATCCAAGGCTGCACCATTGGCGGACGCTGCTCTTAGCCAGAGCGATCGAGAATCAGATGTTCGTCATTGCTTGCAACCGGTGCGGAACGAGCGGAACGAGCACCTTCTTCGGCCATTCCATGGTCATCGATCCTTGGGGAGAGATCATTGCCGAAGCGGGCGAGGAGGAGACCATCCTCCGCGCCGAAATCGATATGTCGCTAGTCGACCAGGTTCGCCGCAAAATACCGGTATTCGAGGATCGCAGACCTGCGCTTTATGAATCGTAA
- a CDS encoding pyridoxal phosphate-dependent aminotransferase yields the protein MNRTEHVHVPIQPADRMTGLPTQFFSKLVRRANEQAAKGRDVINLGQGNPDRPTPSHIVSALQEAVENPLYHRYPPFSGYPFLKEAVVNRYKEDYGVELDPEKEVAILFGGKTGLIEISQCLLNPGDVCLVPDPGYPDYWSGVALAGGRMEYMPLTANNAFLPDYEAIPPELADKAKLMFINYPNNPTGAVANADFYAKTVEFASKHGIAVASDFAYGAIGFDGQQPISFLQTPGAKEVGVEFYTLSKTYNMAGWRVGFALGNPDIVGLINLIQDHYYCSLFGGIQAAAAEALNGPQSCVTELQDMYQFRLDAVFNAMERVGWKANKPGGSFFCWLPVPSGHTSASFADLVLEQADVVVAPGIGFGEHGEGYVRLGLLAPEARLEEAILRIGRLGLFG from the coding sequence ATGAACCGGACAGAGCACGTTCATGTTCCTATACAACCGGCAGACCGGATGACCGGTCTGCCGACGCAATTTTTTTCCAAGCTTGTACGCAGAGCGAACGAACAGGCGGCCAAAGGACGCGATGTCATCAATCTGGGGCAAGGCAATCCCGACCGTCCTACCCCTTCCCATATTGTAAGCGCCCTTCAAGAAGCGGTGGAGAATCCGCTCTATCACCGATACCCGCCTTTCAGCGGATACCCTTTCCTCAAGGAAGCGGTCGTCAACCGCTACAAGGAGGATTACGGCGTCGAGCTTGATCCCGAGAAAGAAGTGGCCATCCTCTTCGGAGGCAAAACCGGCCTCATCGAAATTAGCCAATGCTTGCTTAACCCTGGCGATGTCTGTTTAGTCCCTGATCCCGGCTACCCGGATTATTGGTCGGGCGTTGCGCTTGCCGGAGGCCGGATGGAATATATGCCGCTGACGGCCAATAATGCGTTTCTGCCCGATTATGAAGCCATTCCACCCGAGCTTGCCGATAAAGCTAAGCTCATGTTCATCAATTATCCGAACAATCCGACCGGCGCCGTAGCGAATGCGGATTTTTACGCGAAAACCGTTGAATTTGCCAGTAAGCATGGCATAGCTGTCGCAAGCGATTTTGCCTATGGCGCCATCGGATTCGACGGCCAGCAGCCGATCAGCTTCTTGCAGACGCCTGGCGCGAAGGAAGTCGGCGTCGAGTTCTATACCCTGTCCAAAACCTACAATATGGCTGGCTGGCGAGTCGGTTTTGCGCTCGGAAATCCCGATATAGTCGGACTCATCAACTTAATTCAGGACCACTATTACTGCAGCTTGTTCGGCGGGATACAAGCCGCCGCCGCAGAAGCGTTGAACGGACCTCAATCCTGTGTGACCGAGCTGCAGGACATGTATCAATTCCGTCTAGATGCCGTGTTCAATGCGATGGAACGCGTTGGCTGGAAGGCGAACAAGCCGGGCGGATCTTTCTTTTGCTGGCTTCCCGTGCCGAGTGGCCACACTTCCGCTTCCTTCGCAGACCTCGTGCTTGAGCAAGCCGATGTCGTCGTTGCGCCCGGCATTGGTTTCGGCGAGCATGGCGAAGGCTATGTACGGCTGGGGCTCCTCGCACCGGAAGCAAGGCTGGAAGAAGCCATTCTGCGTATCGGCCGGCTCGGATTGTTCGGTTAG
- the proB gene encoding glutamate 5-kinase has translation MTERIVVKIGSSSLTSDEGGLNRDRISFFANELAALQERGYQVLLVTSGAVAAGFRRIGYESRPKLVHQKQAAAAVGQALLMQAYQEAFEAYGGTGNGVAQILLTRTDFSNQRRIKNARLTIEELLRQRTVPIINENDTVATDELHMKFGDNDTLSALVANLVQAKHLIILTDTDGLYTEDPRKNPAAVRIDRVAQISEDIMKIAGGAGSSVGTGGMRSKIEAARIAMRGGVPAFIGRVTEPGDLRLAVDGYGRGTYFDTSLHTLTMKKQWVGFHSQPMGRIIVDDGAQKALLQGGSSLLPVGIRAIEGDFHSGDVVEVTNTSEQTIGRGVVNYDAWQIKAVAGLSTDEVRRRFEVSRIEVIHRDDWVTLS, from the coding sequence ATGACGGAACGTATTGTAGTCAAAATCGGCAGCAGCTCGCTAACCTCGGACGAAGGCGGTCTCAATCGCGACCGGATTTCCTTCTTTGCAAACGAACTGGCTGCCCTTCAGGAAAGAGGCTATCAGGTGCTGCTCGTTACTTCAGGCGCTGTAGCAGCCGGGTTTCGGCGCATCGGATACGAATCAAGGCCGAAGCTTGTACACCAAAAGCAGGCTGCCGCCGCAGTTGGGCAAGCGCTGCTCATGCAAGCCTATCAAGAAGCATTCGAGGCTTATGGAGGCACCGGGAACGGAGTCGCTCAAATTCTGCTGACCCGAACCGACTTTTCGAACCAGCGCCGTATTAAGAATGCGAGATTGACGATTGAAGAGCTGCTTCGCCAGCGTACCGTTCCGATTATTAATGAGAACGACACTGTCGCGACGGATGAGCTGCATATGAAATTCGGCGATAACGACACGCTGTCGGCATTGGTCGCGAATTTAGTCCAGGCCAAGCACCTTATTATTCTGACAGACACCGACGGATTGTATACCGAGGATCCCCGGAAAAATCCGGCCGCCGTAAGGATCGACCGCGTCGCTCAGATTTCCGAGGATATTATGAAAATTGCCGGGGGTGCCGGCTCCTCTGTCGGAACAGGCGGAATGCGTTCCAAGATCGAAGCAGCTCGGATCGCGATGCGAGGCGGGGTACCGGCTTTCATCGGCCGCGTGACGGAGCCAGGTGATCTGCGGCTGGCCGTTGACGGGTACGGCAGAGGCACTTATTTCGATACTAGTCTTCATACACTCACCATGAAGAAGCAATGGGTAGGCTTCCACTCACAGCCCATGGGCCGGATCATCGTCGATGACGGTGCGCAGAAGGCTCTGCTCCAAGGCGGCAGCAGCCTGCTGCCTGTCGGCATTCGGGCTATTGAGGGCGATTTCCACAGCGGCGATGTCGTTGAAGTAACCAATACGAGCGAGCAAACGATCGGCCGCGGCGTCGTCAACTATGATGCTTGGCAGATCAAAGCCGTAGCGGGTCTAAGCACCGATGAAGTGAGGCGCCGCTTCGAAGTGAGCCGTATCGAGGTCATCCATCGTGACGATTGGGTCACGCTTTCCTAG